A region from the Melanotaenia boesemani isolate fMelBoe1 chromosome 11, fMelBoe1.pri, whole genome shotgun sequence genome encodes:
- the osmr gene encoding leukemia inhibitory factor receptor gives MTSVRILCASLVGLFLIFLKDNSKCCIVTGFLPPKPNISQLKAISDKQSLVVSWLGKRKDPVSDIYEIQISRTEKHTIIYSTNVSVSAGNSSEYTWTWISDLPLECADHSVRIRNLCNQSVASPWSNWITNYGVKENVKSKIFPIQRVLMEGTSAIFCCVPPQGVNITSMNVGSIQYPLMSIGARVKAVTVHNLTISKTLIKVLLLTCTEATGKENSVWNYISFPPQKPRNLSCATSDRATINCTWDSGRKRDPFDKNIQTHTLHIQNSNQAPIKCTPLGCTFPVVPQMQEYNISVVVKDMLGEEMESYSFNIADRVFPVLERVRVNPGVADANVSWSVMGNLTQMNLLCQVSTIPDSIIQLSCNSSSGLCKVTVDNLHPGMGYFTRVRCSVDGKFWGAWTQPTRFTTCPLVTLDLWRRIKQLSDSHIRHITLLWSPHVVSREAVNIQGYTLQWSHENQIQTELKDSEQRQTEVSIGPGKCEFTVQAVLRTGSSIPVRITIPPLNHTEIFLVRRRLKSTTAGGFSLSWDEQSFVTCGYTVEWCILGSVVPCTVQWLKLPKENNTVFLPAEHFKAGRRYSFHIYGCTENGHKLLEIQTGYSQELKSVQSPSLVYPVQSTSSSVTLEWHYNEDDPALPAFIIGYLVKVQEVGSDMLPGQAANCFEVTVADPLQKSVTFEGLHQNQEYICSISALTKEGPGIAASITIRTRRNYFAHIAKILIPILLLLACAFVLWPQRKMLKSGLREIFVYPAGMNIKTPEFDNYLYEMDQRLQSQRVEDCICCDIEILNIKPLLDETTTIGNPELTNTLCSTISQSALSITPSSCVVLQTDYHPQAAVVWDRPTPQQMTCITNKSYLHCCQELP, from the exons ATGACCAGCGTCAGAATACTCTGCGCAAGTCTGGTTGGGTTGTTTCTTATATTTTTGAAGGATAACAGTAAATGCTGCATTGTCACTG GTTTTCTACCACCAAAACCAAACATCAGTCAACTGAAGGCTATTAGCGACAAGCAAAGCCTTGTGGTGAGTTGGCTGGGGAAAAGAAAAGACCCAGTGAGTGACATTTATGAGATCCAGATTAGCCGCACCGAAAAGCACACTATCATTTATAGT ACAAATGTGAGTGTATCTGCTGGAAATTCCAGTGAATACACATGGACATGGATTTCTGATCTGCCCCTGGAGTGTGCTGATCACTCTGTCAGAATACGAAATCTCTGTAATCAGTCTGTTGCGAGTCCTTGGAGCAACTGGATAACCAACTATG GAGTCAAGGAAAATGTTAAGAGCAAGATATTTCCTATTCAGCGAGTACTGATGGAGGGCACCAGTGCTATTTTCTGCTGCGTTCCCCCACAAGGAGTTAATATCACGAGCATGAATGTTGGGAGCATCCAATATCCTCTTATGAGTATTGGAGCCAGAGTCAAGGCTGTTACTGTACACAACCTGACGATCTCAAAAACACTCATAAAAGTTTTGTTACTCACTTGCACTGAAGCAACAGGCAAGGAAAATTCAGTGTGGAACTACATTAGTT TTCCTCCTCAGAAGCCCAGAAACCTCAGCTGTGCAACATCAGACAGGGCAACTATCAACTGCACCTGGGATTCAGGCAGAAAACGAGATCCATTtgataaaaacattcaaacacacactctccacATACA GAACTCAAACCAGGCTCCCATTAAGTGTACACCATTAGGTTGCACTTTCCCAGTTGTTCCACAGATGCAAGAATACAACATTAGTGTAGTGGTGAAAGACATGCTGGGAGAGGAGATGGAGAGCTACAGCTTCAACATCGCTGACAGAG TATTTCCTGTGTTGGAGAGGGTCAGAGTAAATCCTGGGGTAGCAGATGCCAACGTGTCCTGGAGTGTAATGGGGAACTTGACGCAAATGAACCTCCTTTGTCAGGTTTCCACAATTCCAGATAGCATCATACAg CTTAGTTGCAACAGTTCAAGTGGCCTCTGCAAAGTTACAGTGGATAATCTGCATCCTGGCATGGGTTACTTTACCAGGGTGCGCTGTTCTGTTGATGGGAAATTCTGGGGAGCATGGACACAACCCACTCGTTTCACAACAT GTCCACTGGTGACCTTGGACTTATGGAGGAGAATAAAGCAGCTATCTGACTCACACATCCGCCACATTACTCTACTTTGGAGTCCA CATGTTGTTAGCAGAGAAGCAGTAAACATCCAAGGCTACACACTTCAGTGGTCACATGAAAACCAAATCCAGACAGAACTGAAGGACAGTGAACAGAGACAGACGGAGGTCTCAATAGGTCCAGGAAAGTGTGAGTTCACCGTCCAAGCTGTTCTTCGCACTGGCTCCTCCATCCCTGTTCGCATCACCATCCCACCACTGAACCACACAG AAATCTTCCTAGTAAGGAGGCGGCTGAAAAGCACAACAGCAGGTGGCTTCAGTCTTTCTTGGGACGAACAGAGCTTTGTCACCTGTGGCTACACTGTGGAGTGGTGCATTCTGGGAAGTGTAGTACCTTGTACTGTGCAGTGGCTAAAGCTGCCAAAGGAAAATAACACTGTATTCCTGCCTGCTG aaCATTTCAAAGCAGGTCGGAGGTACTCTTTTCATATTTATGGATGCACAGAAAATGGACACAAACTCCTGGAGATACAAACTGGATACTCACAGGAGCTca AATCTGTACAGTCCCCCAGTCTGGTATATCCGGTTCAGAGCACATCTTCTTCTGTGACACTGGAGTGGCATTACAATGAAGATGATCCAGCTCTGCCAGCATTCATCATTGGCTACCTGGTTAAAGTGCAAGAAGTGGGATCTGATATGCTGCCAGGTCAAGCTGCAA aTTGTTTCGAAGTTACAGTGGCAGACCCTTTGCAGAAGTCTGTGACTTTTGAGGGTCTACACCAGAACCAAGAATACATCTGCTCCATTAGTGCTCTCACCAAAGAGGGGCCTGGAATAGCTGCCAGCATCACTATCAGGACCAGAAGAAACT ACTTTGCTCACATTGCAAAGATCCTGATTCCCATTTTGCTATTGCTGGCCTGCGCCTTTGTCCTGTGGCCCcaaagaaaaat GCTAAAGAGTGGACTGAGGGAGATATTTGTTTATCCAGCTGGTATGAACATTAAAACCCCTGAGTTTGACAACTACCTGTATGAG ATGGATCAGAGGCTCCAGTCCCAGAGGGTGGAAGATTGCATCTGCTGTGACATCGAGATCTTGAATATCAAACCTCTGCTTGATGAAACAACGACAATAGGAAATCCTGAGCTCACAAACACACTGTGCTCTACTATTTCCCAGTCTGCTCTTTCAATCACACCATCTTCCTGTGTGGTGCTCCAAACAGACTACCATCCACAGGCTGCCGTAGTCTGGGATAGACCAACCCCTCAGCAAATGACATGCATCACTAACAAGAGTTACTTGCACTGTTGTCAAGAATTACCCTGA